Proteins from one Rosa chinensis cultivar Old Blush chromosome 7, RchiOBHm-V2, whole genome shotgun sequence genomic window:
- the LOC112180639 gene encoding 28 kDa ribonucleoprotein, chloroplastic isoform X2, producing MAAFEAALSLPSLYSPCSSKPLSFPKPLNLRIPNIVPPISHNFLFSPPPLIPTRNLSFELLCSAVQEITAGEEQLGQDSVEEKTENQQNLKRKLYVVNLPWSLTVVDIKNLFGECGDVKDVEIIKQQDGRNRGFAFVTMASGEEAQAVIDKFDSQELSGRTIKVEFAKQFKKPSPRPSTPQVQETRYKLYVSNLAWKARSSHLRDFVSLNFKTPVSARVVFDGPSGKSGGYGFVSFATKEEAEEAISALNGHELMGRPVNLKFSEKNVGESTSQEENVDSNQNGKEEEEKLESQPEES from the exons ATGGCGGCATTTGAAGCTGCGCTGTCTCTCCCCTCACTCTACTCTCCTTGTTCCTCTAAACCCCTCTCCTTTCCTAAACCCTTAAACCTTCGTATTCCCAATATCGTCCCTCCCATTTCTCACAACTTCCTGTTCTCTCCTCCCCCACTTATCCCCACAAGAAACCTCTCTTTCGAGCTTCTGTGCTCCGCGGTGCAGGAGATTACAGCCGGGGAAGAACAGTTGGGACAAGACTCAGTGGAAGAGAAAACCGAAAACCAGCAAAACCTCAAGAGAAAGCTGTACGTGGTGAACTTGCCTTGGTCCCTCACTGTGGTCGATATCAAGAACCTGTTTGGAGAATGTGGGGATGTTAAAGACGTTGAG ATTATAAAGCAACAAGATGGGAGGAACAGAGGCTTTGCATTTGTCACAATGGCTTCTGGGGAAGAAGCTCAGGCTGTCATTGATAAATTTGACTCTCAG GAGCTATCAGGTAGAACTATCAAGGTAGAGTTTGCAAAGCAATTTAAGAAACCATCTCCACGTCCTTCGACCCCTCAAGTTCAAGAGACTCGCTATAAACTTTATGTTTCCAATTTGGCATGGAAAGCAAGATCAAGCCATCTCAGAGACTTTGTCTCTTTAAATTTTAAAACTCCAGTTTCAGCCCGTGTCGTCTTTGATGGGCCTTCAGGGAAGTCTGGTGGATATGGATTTGTTTCTTTTGCTACAAAGGAGGAGGCAGAGGAGGCAATTTCTGCTTTGAATGGGCAC GAATTGATGGGGCGGCCAGTGAATCTGAAATTTAGTGAGAAAAATGTAGGTGAATCtacaagccaagaggaaaacgtTGACTCCAACCAAAATggaaaggaggaggaagagaaattGGAGAGTCAGCCTGAAGAATCATAA